In a single window of the Raphanus sativus cultivar WK10039 chromosome 9, ASM80110v3, whole genome shotgun sequence genome:
- the LOC108836221 gene encoding 11-beta-hydroxysteroid dehydrogenase-like 4A, with protein MSIYAASKAAMIIFYETLRIELGPEIGVTIVFPGLIENGNTNPDLLAEKQDWSQVIAIESAAECAKAVVNGICRGKTFLAEPSWVRVLFWLSKLCPELLISKPKRK; from the exons ATGAGTATCTACGCT GCAAGTAAAGCAGCTATGATAATCTTCTACGAGACTCTTAGAATTGAGCTTGGTCCGGAAATTGGTGTGACAATCGTGTTTCCAGGACTAATTGAAAACGGAAATACAAATCCGGATCTTTTGGCTGAG AAACAAGACTGGTCGCAAGTTATTGCTATCGAGTCAGCAGCGGAATGTGCCAAGGCGGTTGTCAATGGAATCTGCAGGGGAAAGACCTTTCTGGCAGAGCCGTCGTGGGTCCGAGTTCTCTTCTGGCTTAGTAAACTCTGCCCTGAGCTGTTAATCTCTAAGCCTAAAAGAAAATGA
- the LOC108850496 gene encoding bidirectional sugar transporter SWEET13: MALPHNVWAFVFGIMGNIISFVVFLAPVPTFVRICKKKSTEGFQSLPYLSALFSALLWIYYAMQKDGSGFLLITINAVGCFIETIYIVLFITYANKKTRISTLKVLGLLNFLGFAAIVLVCEFLTKGSTREKVLGGICVGFSVIVFAAPLSIMRVVIRTRSVEFMPFSLSLFLTLSAVTWLFYGLAIKDFYVALPNVLGAFLGAVQMILYIIFKYYKTPVAEMTTEKSKAVSDHSIDMTKLTTVMPTPVSDTAVHPPHAIQDVPDSQIQVT, from the exons ATGGCTCTACCTCACAATGTATGGGCATTTGTGTTCGGAATCATGG GTAACATTATATCATTTGTCGTGTTCTTAGCCCCAGT ACCGACCTTTGTAAGGATATGCAAGAAGAAGTCTACAGAAGGATTTCAGTCTCTTCCCTATCTTTCAGCGCTATTTAGCGCACTGCTTTGGATTTACTATGCTATGCAAAAAGATGGCTCAGGCTTCCTTCTCATAACAATAAACGCTGTTGGCTGCTTCATCGAAACCATCTACATCGTCCTTTTCATAACCTATGCTAACAAGAAAACTAGA ATTTCCACTTTAAAGGTTCTTGGTCTCTTGAACTTTTTGGGTTTTGCCGCCATTGTCCTTGTCTGCGAGTTCTTAACTAAAGGATCGACACGTGAGAAAGTTCTCGGAGGGATTTGCGTTGGATTTTCCGTCATTGTTTTCGCAGCTCCTTTAAGTATCATG AGAGTGGTTATACGAACAAGAAGTGTGGAGTTTATGCCATTCTCTTTATCGTTGTTTCTTACACTTAGCGCCGTCACATGGCTCTTCTACGGTCTGGCTATTAAAGACTTCTACGTTGCC CTTCCAAATGTGTTGGGCGCGTTCCTAGGAGCTGTTCAAATGATTCTCTACATAATCTTCAAGTACTACAAAACTCCGGTGGCTGAGATGACGACAGAGAAATCCAAAGCGGTGTCCGACCATTCCATTGACATGACAAAGCTAACCACCGTTATGCCCACTCCAGTTTCGGATACAGCGGTTCATCCACCGCATGCTATTCAAGATGTTCCCGACTCTCAGATTCAAGTTACGTAG